Genomic window (Minwuia thermotolerans):
GGACGAACGCGGCGCGGCTTTCCCTGTCGCCGACTCCCAGGTCCGCAAGTTCCCGCGCCAGCGTGTCGGCCACGCTATCGGGCAGGTCCGGCGGCTCGACCGGACCGTCTGGTTCGGGTGTCACTTGCCGGCGCCCGGCAGGGAGACCACGTCCGCGCTGTCATCGCCCGACGCCTTGGCGAGCCCGGCCAGCGCTACCGACGCCGCCCGCTCCGCCAGTTTGCGCTGCGCGTCGGTCGCCCAGTGGACGTAGCGCGCCGACATGGCGATGGTCGCGTGCCCCATGGCCGCCTGTATTTCCGCCGCCTGCGCTCCGGCCATGGCCATGTGCGAGGCCAGCGAGTGCCGCAGCCCGTGCAGCCCGATACCCTCGGGCAGTTCGGCCTCGACGCGGATTGTCCGCCACGGATGCGACAGGTCGACCGGCCCCGCCGGCTTCTCCGCAACCGTGCCTGCCTTCCTCGCCCTGCGGCCCTGGCCGGACGGCGCAGGCGGAAAGACGTAGTCGCCGGGCTCGCCCCCGGGCTGGCGGGCGATGATCGCCTGCGCCGCCGCGGGCAATTCGATCACCCGCGGCTTGCCGGTCCGCCGGCCGCTCTTGTGGCCCGCGGGCGGGATCACCAGCCGTCCAGCCTTCAGGTCGACCTGGCCCCATGTCAGGCCGGCAATCTCCCCTCGACGCGCGCCGGTCAGGGCAATGACGCGGATCGCCTCGGCCACGGGCGCTCGCAGCCGCTTCTCCGCCTGCATCCGGTCGAGCGTCTTGAACAGCCGCGCATAATCGTCCTTGCCTTCAAGAAAGGTCTCGCGCCGGCCCGCCGAGGGCAACTTCACGGCCGCTGCCGGATTGCCCGCGGCCAGGTCCTCCGATACCGCCCAGTTCAGGATTGCCCGCAACAGCCCGATCGTGTCCCGCGCCGTCGTCGCGCCGCCGGTGACGCGCGCGAGGCCGCGTTTCTTCGTCTTCACCTTGGCCGCCGTCTTGCCGGCCGTGATGTCGGCCAGCGCGCGCCGCACGTCCTCGGGGCGCAACCGGTCGACAAAGCTGCGCCCGAGCAGGGGGCGCAGGTGCCGTTCGATCCGTCCGCGGTCGATTGCCTGCGTCGAAGGGGCCTTTTCGAGGAACCGCGCCGAAGCCAGATAGCGGTCGAGCACGTCGTTGACCGTCAGCGCCGCGCGCGCCGTCGCCTTTTCGTCCAGCGGGTCGCGGCCTTCCTTGCGCGCCTGCCGCATCTGGTCGGCCCGTTCGCGCGCCTGGTCGGCCGTCCATTCGCCGTGCTTGCCGATGGTGGCCCGCCGCTCGCGCCCTTCGGCCGTCCTGTAGCGGTAGATGTAGCTCTTGACGCCGCTCGGCAGCACCAGCAGCCCGAAACCGGTGATCCGGTCATCCCAGACATAGTACCGCCGCGCCGGGTCCGGCGCCGACGCGTCCACCGTCCGCTTGGTGATCTTTGCCATACTTATCCCTCGCATGCCGTCGCCGACCGGTTCGCTGTGTCAGCACTGTGTCAGCGAAAACCGGAAAACCATGGTGATTTACCGTCTCACCACTACATGCGAAAGTAAGATATTAATCCTTTACCGGCAAGCGATTATCAAATCACGGTAAACGCCGTGTCAGCACTGGTAAGCCCTGTTCACCTACGTTGACATCGTAGGGGTCGCTGGTTCAATCCCAGCCGCGCCCACCATTTATCCCCCAACCATTGCCAATCGATCGACGACCCGATCCACGCCCGTCGCGCGGCCGCACTGTACGCGCTAGCATGATGGAGTCCGCGTGCACGAAGACGAGGCGACCGCCCCATGCCCGTGCGCTACGAGAAGAATGCCTATGATCCGCCCGACGCGAAGCGGGACGGCGTGCGCATTGTCGCCACGCGCTACTGGCCGCGCGGGCTGAAGCGGGAGGCGGCCGACCTCTATCTGCCCGATCTGGCGCCGTCGACCGGGCTGCTGCATGCCTTCCGGGATGAAGAAATCACCTGGCAGGCGTTCGCGAAGCGCTACCGCGAGGAGATGAAGAGCCAGACCTCCCATCTGCGCACGCTGCACTGGCTGAGCGAGCGTGCGGGGCGGCGGCTGACCGTCCTCTGCACGTGCGAGAGCGCCGAGCGCTGCCACCGCCGCCTGCTGGCCGGCCTGATCGAGAAAGCCGGCTGACAGAACGCCCGCGGGTCACGTGCCCGGAAATCGCCGTTCAAATCCACGACCCCGTCGACTAGATATCGGGAACATCCGTTCAGGGGCGCCGTGCGGGCGGCATGTGGGGAGACATGTCCGCCGTCGCGGCTTCGGCCGCCGCGCGCCGCGTCCCGGGCGACCGCAACATGGGGGAGGATATGACCCAACAAGCAAATGCCGCCACGCGTCCCGACTGCGACGTGGTCGTGGTGGGCGCGGGCTTCGCCGGGATCTACGCGCTGTGGACGGCGCGGCAGCGGGGCCTCGGCGTCCGCGGCTTCGAGAGCGCGTCGGACGTCGGCGGCACCTGGTACTGGAACGCCTATCCCGGCGCGCGCTGCGACGTCGACAGCTATTCCTACGCCTACTTCTTCGACAACGAGGTGGTGCGCGAATGGAGCTGGTCGGACATCTGCGCCCAGCAGCCGGAGATCCAGAACTACCTCCGCTTCGTCGCCGAACGCTGCGGCGTCATCGGTGACATCACCTTCGAGACCCGGGTCACCGGCGCCGAATATCTGGAGGAAGCCGGGTTCTGGCGGGTCCGCACCTCGGGCGGCGAGGAAGTCGTCTGCCGCTATCTCGTGCTCGCCGTCGGCGCGCTGTCGCAGCCCAAGGCGCCCGGCATCGAGGACGTCGACAGCTTCGCCGGCGAGGCCTATTTCACCTCGACCTGGCCCAGGGACCGCGAGGTCGACCTCCGCGGCAAACGCGTCGGCGTCATCGGCACGGGCTCGTCCGGCGTGCAGGCGATCCCCGAGATCGCCAGGGTCGCCAGCGAGGTCGTGGTCTTCCAGCGCACGGCGAACTTCGTCACGCCCACGGGCGGCGGCCCGATGGACCCGGAGAAGGTGGCCGGCCTGCGCCGGGATCCGCAGGCGGTGCGGCAGGGCATGCGCGAGACCTATGGCGGCACCTACCCGCCCAGCATGGGCGACAGGCGTTTCAGCGACCTGGACGAGGCGGGCCGGGAGCGCGAACTCTGGAAGGCCTGGGAGGGCGACTATGTCCAGCTCGCCTTCCTGGACGCCCACACGCCGGAAGCCAACGAGGCGATTTCCGCGTTCATCCGCCAGCGGATGCTGGAGCAGGTGAACGACCCCTGGACCGCCGAGCGGCTGGTGCCATGGGACCACCCCTATGGCGGCAAGCGGCCCTGCCGCAGCGACGTCTACCTGCAGACCTACAACCAGCCCCATGTCCGGCTGGTGCACCTGCCGGATACGCCGATCGAGCGCATCGCGCCCGAGGGCATCGTGACCACGGAGCAGACGTTCGAACTCGACGTGATCGTCTACGCGACCGGGTTCGACGCGCTTTCCGGCCCGGTCCGCGCCATGAACATCACCGGAATCGACGGCGTCCGGATGAACGACGTCTGGGCCGACGGGCCGGTGAACTATCTGGGGACGATGGTGCACGGCTTCCCGAACCTGTTCCTGCCGTCCAGCGCCATGTCGCCGTCAGTTCTGTCGAACATGGCGACCCTGGCGGAGCAGCAGGTCGACTTCATCTTCGATACCGTCGCCTGGCTGGAGGAGAACGGCCGGCCGGCGCTTCATCCCAGGGCGGAATCCCAGGATTTCTGGGCCGACGAGACCCTGCGCTACGCGAAGCGCGTGCCCGGCGCCCTGACCACGGACAGCTGGTACAACGGCGCCAACGTGCCGGGCAAGCCGCGCCGCTACATGGTCTACCGCGGCGGCTTCAAACGCTACAACGAGACCTGCTACGCCGAACTGGAGAACGGCTTTCCGGGCTATGAACTGATCGCCCCGGAAGCCGCCTGACGCGGCCGCAGGGACCGCCGCGCCGGCAGTGCGGCGGTCCCTGCGCATTGCGCTTGCGTTTCCGCGCGTCCGGTCCGCCTAATGGCGCGCCCCGATCCCTTGTGAAGTCAGGGGCATCCCCGCCAACTCTTTCCAGACCGGAAGGTTCAAGGAAATGCGTACGCTCATCATCGTCATGGGCCTGACGGCGCTGGTCTCGTTCGGGGCCCGCGCCGAGAATCTCTACTTTCTTCTCATCAACCAGAGCAGCGCGGAC
Coding sequences:
- a CDS encoding DUF488 domain-containing protein — translated: MPVRYEKNAYDPPDAKRDGVRIVATRYWPRGLKREAADLYLPDLAPSTGLLHAFRDEEITWQAFAKRYREEMKSQTSHLRTLHWLSERAGRRLTVLCTCESAERCHRRLLAGLIEKAG
- a CDS encoding flavin-containing monooxygenase, producing the protein MTQQANAATRPDCDVVVVGAGFAGIYALWTARQRGLGVRGFESASDVGGTWYWNAYPGARCDVDSYSYAYFFDNEVVREWSWSDICAQQPEIQNYLRFVAERCGVIGDITFETRVTGAEYLEEAGFWRVRTSGGEEVVCRYLVLAVGALSQPKAPGIEDVDSFAGEAYFTSTWPRDREVDLRGKRVGVIGTGSSGVQAIPEIARVASEVVVFQRTANFVTPTGGGPMDPEKVAGLRRDPQAVRQGMRETYGGTYPPSMGDRRFSDLDEAGRERELWKAWEGDYVQLAFLDAHTPEANEAISAFIRQRMLEQVNDPWTAERLVPWDHPYGGKRPCRSDVYLQTYNQPHVRLVHLPDTPIERIAPEGIVTTEQTFELDVIVYATGFDALSGPVRAMNITGIDGVRMNDVWADGPVNYLGTMVHGFPNLFLPSSAMSPSVLSNMATLAEQQVDFIFDTVAWLEENGRPALHPRAESQDFWADETLRYAKRVPGALTTDSWYNGANVPGKPRRYMVYRGGFKRYNETCYAELENGFPGYELIAPEAA
- a CDS encoding site-specific integrase; this translates as MAKITKRTVDASAPDPARRYYVWDDRITGFGLLVLPSGVKSYIYRYRTAEGRERRATIGKHGEWTADQARERADQMRQARKEGRDPLDEKATARAALTVNDVLDRYLASARFLEKAPSTQAIDRGRIERHLRPLLGRSFVDRLRPEDVRRALADITAGKTAAKVKTKKRGLARVTGGATTARDTIGLLRAILNWAVSEDLAAGNPAAAVKLPSAGRRETFLEGKDDYARLFKTLDRMQAEKRLRAPVAEAIRVIALTGARRGEIAGLTWGQVDLKAGRLVIPPAGHKSGRRTGKPRVIELPAAAQAIIARQPGGEPGDYVFPPAPSGQGRRARKAGTVAEKPAGPVDLSHPWRTIRVEAELPEGIGLHGLRHSLASHMAMAGAQAAEIQAAMGHATIAMSARYVHWATDAQRKLAERAASVALAGLAKASGDDSADVVSLPGAGK